The proteins below come from a single Aegilops tauschii subsp. strangulata cultivar AL8/78 chromosome 6, Aet v6.0, whole genome shotgun sequence genomic window:
- the LOC109751346 gene encoding probable CCR4-associated factor 1 homolog 11, translated as MQPPPFYFHAAVPVPSSAVPVRSVWAWNFREESDKLCHLAWNARYVAVDVHYPGLVHHADRNHNILTVEERYAVLKANVDALKPLQVGIALRDGHGRHLGAWEFNLRDFCAVSDPHDENSLAYLAGRGLDVDRLRVRGLSAQMLREKLLRSGLFDPRCARSWITYAGAYHVAYLLKIVTGGAPLPQDMAGFVNAVRRYFGDQVYDVARMAADADCPAMPLGLERIADHLGFRPPLGSPRLAAAAGVHALQVFMRLKYRELGGDVERHRGLLQGLH; from the coding sequence ATGCAGCCGCCGCCGTTCTACTTCCATGCAGCAGTTCCCGTGCCGTCGTCCGCGGTGCCGGTGCGCTCTGTGTGGGCGTGGAACTTCAGGGAGGAATCTGACAAGCTCTGCCACTTGGCCTGGAACGCCCGGTACGTCGCCGTCGACGTGCACTACCCGGGCCTCGTCCACCACGCGGACCGGAACCATAACATACTCACCGTGGAGGAGCGCTACGCCGTCCTGAAGGCCAACGTCGACGCCCTGAAGCCGCTCCAGGTGGGCATCGCGCTCCGCGACGGCCACGGCCGGCACCTCGGCGCGTGGGAGTTCAACCTCCGCGACTTCTGCGCCGTGTCGGACCCGCACGACGAGAACTCCCTCGCGTACCTCGCCGGCCGCGGCCTCGACGTGGACAGGCTCCGCGTCCGCGGCCTCAGCGCCCAGATGCTCAGGGAGAAGCTGCTGCGTTCCGGCCTGTTCGACCCTCGGTGTGCGCGATCGTGGATCACCTACGCCGGGGCGTACCACGTTGCGTACCTCCTAAAGATCGTCACCGGCGGCGCCCCGCTGCCGCAGGACATGGCCGGGTTCGTCAACGCCGTGCGGCGTTACTTCGGCGACCAGGTCTACGACGTCGCGAGGATGGCGGCCGACGCCGACTGCCCGGCCATGCCCCTGGGGCTGGAGCGCATCGCCGATCACCTCGGCTTCCGTCCGCCGTTGGGGAGCCCTCGCCTCGCGGCTGCCGCCGGCGTGCACGCGCTGCAGGTCTTCATGCGGCTCAAGTACAGAGAGTTGGGCGGCGACGTGGAGAGACACAGAGGTCTGCTTCAAGGCCTGCACTAG